One part of the Lathyrus oleraceus cultivar Zhongwan6 unplaced genomic scaffold, CAAS_Psat_ZW6_1.0 chrUn0001, whole genome shotgun sequence genome encodes these proteins:
- the LOC127110504 gene encoding 60S ribosomal protein L37-3, with protein MGKGTGSFGKRRNKTHTLCVRCGRRSFHLQKSRCSACAYPAARVRKYNWSVKAIRRKTTGSGRMRYLRNVPRRFKSGFREGTEAAPRKKGAAASA; from the exons ATG GGTAAGGGAACAGGTAGTTTCGGTAAGAGAAGGAACAAGACCCACACACTCTGTGTTAGGTGTGGCCGTCGCAGTTTCCATCTCCAGAAGAGTCGCTGCTCAGCATGTGCTTACCCAGCTGCACGTGTCAGGAAAT ATAACTGGAGTGTTAAGGCTATTAGGAGAAAGACTACCGGGAGTGGTAGGATGAGGTACTTGCGTAATGTGCCCCGCAGATTCAAGAGCGGTTTCAGAGAAG GTACTGAAGCTGCACCCAGGAAGAAGGGAGCAGCTGCTTCTGCCTAA